In the genome of Thermoplasma sp. Kam2015, the window ATGAGTACAAGGCCGATGAATGCAAAGACAGACGAGTATATTTCAATGCGCATGACACGTTTTCTCAGGTAGATGTAGGATATCAGAGGCACAAATACCACGTATATGCCAGTTATTGTACCGGATAGAGCAGGCTCAGTGTACATGAGCCCTACAGTCTGAAGATAATACGCTATGAATAGGAAGATGCCTGCTATCACGCCGTATCTTATCGTATCTCTGTTAGATTCCTTCAGCTTCCTGTAAACAAAGGGCAGAAATATGAGGGATGCAATGACAAAGCGTATGGCAAGGAAGGAGACAGGCGAAAGGTATACGAAGACATCCTTGATCATGGGGAACGTTACGCCCCAGATGAAAGTCACGAATATGAGCAGAGCCAGATAAATTATCTCTTTACGTTCCATGGTCTACTTCCACATGGAATACAGTATTCCGGGATTCCTGATGAGTACTTTAATTATTACAGTGGAAGGGTAATCTATATCGCCGCTTCTGTTTATGACGTCTATTATCTTCTCGCTTGATATCATGTTGTATATCCTGTCAAAGGATCTATCGCTGATCCTTGAGTATATGCTCTGCACGATAGCATCCTTCTTCAGCTCCTTCCCTATGGTCGATCTTATCTCCCTGTCGTATTTCCTGAGGATCTTTTCTGGTCTGTCGTCCTCTAGAGCCTCTGATATATATTTCGAGGCAACATCAGATGAGAATATTCCAGTGTATATTCCGCCGCCGGATAGAGGTTTAACGATTCCTCCTGCGTCCCCCACAAGAACGGTTCTGCGTGTGTTCAGGAATTCCGCCATCCTTATGGGTATACCGGCCCCGGTTATTGCCAGAACCCTGTTTTCTCCAAATCTGACTGACAGATTATCCATATACTGGCGAGCGGAGGATCTGTAGCTTCCCGTTCCGACCCTGATGATATCGCCACCAGGGACGGCCCATCCGAAAAATCCATGCGTGTATTTCGATCCGAGATACACGTTTACCGAATCTTCGTCTTCGATCCTAGAGGCCATATCATACTGGAGCGTGGAAACGACATGCTTCTGCCTCAAGCCGTAGACATCGCGCCTTACGATGCTGTTGATGCCGTCCGCACCGACAGCAATTCTCGCATCTTCCTCCTTCAGGTTTCCGTTTTCTCTGAATCTTACGGTGACATGATCGTCATGTTCCTTCACCGAGATCGCACGCGCATTGATCCTTATATTTGAACCTGACCCTATGGCCATGGCTGCAACATCCTTGTCAAAGGAGTCCCTGAACAGCACTATGGTGCGATCTTCCTTCTCTATATGCAGGCTCTTTCCGCTGGGGAAGAAAATGTTTGCGCCCCTGACCGTTCCGGCTATGCTCTTCGTTCTAACATACTGAAGGACGCGCTGCGAGACAAGCCCGGTGCATTCCACAGGCTTCCCTACCTCTCTATGCTCTTCAAGAAGATCGACGCTGAAGCCTGCCTTTGCCAGCCTATGCGCCGCAAAGGAACCTGAGGGGCCCGCCCCTATTACGATTACGTCCTTCACTCTTTCTCATTTCTGCCTTCCTAATAAGTTTTATACATGGAACTGAGACTTCACATAAGCACGATTAGCCTGCTATGGGAGGTTACGGATCCGTGCTTTGAAGTTACGAAAATAATAAAATTAATACATAAAAAAGAGATAACACCATAGCTCATGGTATCTGGAACGATACCCGCGGGTGTTGTATTATGGGACTCAGCAAAAGGGATCTTAACAGAAAGAAGAAGAGCCTTGAAATGAAACTCCAGGAACTTGAAGAGAAGGCAAAGAAGAATCCGATGAACAAACAGTTACAGGAAGAAATAGCGGATCTGAAGAAAAAAATAGAAAAGGCTGGATAGATAAAGCTAAATTTATTTTATTTTACCAGCCCAGGATCGACTCTATGTCGTTCTTCAATTT includes:
- a CDS encoding geranylgeranyl reductase family protein, which translates into the protein MKDVIVIGAGPSGSFAAHRLAKAGFSVDLLEEHREVGKPVECTGLVSQRVLQYVRTKSIAGTVRGANIFFPSGKSLHIEKEDRTIVLFRDSFDKDVAAMAIGSGSNIRINARAISVKEHDDHVTVRFRENGNLKEEDARIAVGADGINSIVRRDVYGLRQKHVVSTLQYDMASRIEDEDSVNVYLGSKYTHGFFGWAVPGGDIIRVGTGSYRSSARQYMDNLSVRFGENRVLAITGAGIPIRMAEFLNTRRTVLVGDAGGIVKPLSGGGIYTGIFSSDVASKYISEALEDDRPEKILRKYDREIRSTIGKELKKDAIVQSIYSRISDRSFDRIYNMISSEKIIDVINRSGDIDYPSTVIIKVLIRNPGILYSMWK